One genomic window of Musa acuminata AAA Group cultivar baxijiao unplaced genomic scaffold, Cavendish_Baxijiao_AAA HiC_scaffold_1137, whole genome shotgun sequence includes the following:
- the LOC135671082 gene encoding probable LRR receptor-like serine/threonine-protein kinase At4g29180, with protein sequence MSYELYVLQRVDNNPDICLCHSTCQIGSEGRKLATVTIVLISVVPALIILLLLSLLLFFLRRRKSTTKLSPPIQDSLAIPETHRFTYDELKAITNNFDLALGKGGFGNVYHGRLHDGTEAAVKLLHSHRMVKGTSSEESMSANSGSRSHGLKEFQAEAVLLSRVHHRNLVSLIGYCRDSNQLGLVYEYAARGSLRDHLSDKNSQTLSWRERIRIAVEAAQGLEYLHKGCVPPIIHRDVKTNNILLTHDFEAKVADFGLSKVFPDRCPDSRIY encoded by the exons ATGTCTTATGAACTTTATGTTCTGCAAAGAGTGGACAACAATCCCGATATATGTCTCTGTCATAGTACATGTCAAATTGGCAGCGAAGGAAGGAAGCTTGCTACAGTCACCATTGTGCTGATCTCTGTCGTCCCAGCGCTGATTATACTGCTGCTCCTATCATTGCTTTTATTCTTCTTGAGGAGAagaaaatctacaacaaaattAT CACCGCCAATTCAAGACTCGCTTGCTATACCCGAAACCCATAGATTTACATATGATGAATTGAAGGCCATCACCAACAATTTTGATCTTGCACTTGGAAAGGGGGGGTTTGGGAATGTTTACCATGGTCGATTGCATGATGGCACTGAAGCTGCAGTAAAACTTTTGCACTCACATCGGATGGTCAAAGGGACATCATCTGAGGAGTCCATGTCTGCAAATTCTGGCTCCAGATCACATGGGCTGAAAGAGTTTCAAGCCGAG GCTGTTCTCTTATCGAGGGTCCATCACAGGAACTTAGTGTCTTTGATCGGGTACTGTAGAGACAGCAATCAACTTGGACTTGTTTATGAATATGCTGCTCGTGGAAGTCTTAGAGATCATCTTTCAG ATAAAAATAGTCAAACATTGAGTTGGAGAGAACGAATTCGGATAGCAGTGGAAGCCGCACAAG GTCTGGAGTATCTACACAAGGGATGTGTGCCACCTATAATCCATAGAGATGTGAAGACTAACAATATCCTCTTAACACATGACTTTGAGGCAAAGGTAGCAGATTTTGGGCTGTCAAAAGTCTTTCCTGACCGATGCCCAGACTCACGTATCTACTGA
- the LOC135670967 gene encoding probable LRR receptor-like serine/threonine-protein kinase At1g05700, with amino-acid sequence MVMGTATVAADNFTLHYSLGYGLNSSVQTTFYIYLHFADFNYLSGNGSRIFQVRADGEPDSDNISPAYLLATHVHFIHRLAYPGLKGYFNLTRVAGSTLPPILNAAEVYIPINLSAVATDPADADAMMGIKKLYQMKIWQGDPCAPQQFIWSGVNCTYSSSGTPRVTSLNLSYHGLNGAVPNALANLKALNYL; translated from the exons ATGGTCATGGGGACTGCAACTGTTGCTGCAGATAATTTTACATTGCATTATTCCTTGGGCTATGGCCTCAATTCGAGTGTTCAAACAACATTCTATATCTATTTGCACTTTGCTGATTTCAACTATTTAAGTGGGAATGGAAGTAGAATTTTTCAGGTGAGAGCAGATGGGGAACCCGATAGTGACAACATCAGTCCTGCATATCTACTGGCAACTCATGTCCATTTCATCCATCGGCTGGCGTacccaggtttaaaaggttattttAATCTGACAAGGGTGGCCGGTTCCACCCTTCCCCCCATCCTCAATGCTGCTGAGGTTTACATTCCTATTAATCTTTCAGCTGTGGCAACAGATCCAGCCGATG CTGATGCTATGATGGGGATAAAGAAATTATATCAGATGAAGATATGGCAGGGTGATCCTTGTGCTCCGCAGCAATTCATTTGGAGTGGAGTAAATTGCACCTACTCAAGCTCTGGTACCCCAAGAGTCACCTCATT AAACCTCTCTTATCATGGGTTGAATGGTGCTGTACCAAATGCTTTGGCTAATCTGAAGGCCCTTAACTATTTGTAA